In the genome of Cupriavidus malaysiensis, one region contains:
- a CDS encoding transglycosylase domain-containing protein has product MLPRVLNRSSASARSAKREAARRPPRRGWLRLVVLATTLGGVYVIGHGIADELRTSRLQARYLSRLGRDIRFEVQPGASDSIRFPDPSPYDTRLGYALLPGISKRLAARGYAPVAQARMSDDMLRAIDYGLFAPYPEKDQAGLSLLDCNGLTLAAQHYPQRQYAGFAAVPTVMVNALLFVENQGLLNPEFPERNPALDWVRFSHAIADQGLRLALRHHDSPGGSTLATQIEKYRHSPEGRTVSVREKFRQMASASLRAYLEGPDTQAARERVVVDYLNTVPLAARAGFGEVNGIGDGLWVWYGEDFAEANRLLTGMDPVHPTPREAQVFKRALSLIIAQRRPTFHLRRDDTNLDALTGSYLRLLAANGSITPALRDAALAQPLDKAAPPPRPPQPPYVTRKAENQLRADLSHLTGIPSRYELDRLDLRATSSVNREAQRDISAVLQRLHDPAGAREMGLYGYNMLRPGDDPGKLVASFTLYERVGNASLLRVQADNVDQPFDLNSGARLNLGSTAKLRTLVTYLEIVTELQARYADMSRAELQAARLARNDVLSRWAVDYMLKTREVDERALEPMLEAALERKYSGNPGEAFFTGGGMQSFSNFERWEGERIMTVRQGFQHSVNLVFIRLMRDIVRYEVAQAHPDVDRLMEDRAAPERRGYLERFADIEGSAYMAGFYRRYRHLDQPHRISALLDRVRTPPSHLGAVHLAVALLSVEPSLDEAGFARVLRARLPALKLSDEDIDKLYQKYGHDKFNLNDRGYLSRIHPLELWLVEYLSGHPDATLEQVLRDSRAQRQEVYRWLFRTHSKFGQDNRIRTLLEQDAFVRIAQRWHRLGYPFDALTPSYATAIGASGDRPAALAELAGILLGGGLAVRTAALTRLDFAEGTPYATQFALQAPTPQRLLPPEVAALVRRSMTEVVQGGTASSIRDAFTVAGQPPSAQLAVGGKTGTGDQRYQVGGPGGRVVASYAVSRSATFVFVLGERYFGTVTLFVKGQDASHYNFTSALAVHLLRSLAPQLTAMAGSTGTERALLRCPRE; this is encoded by the coding sequence GTGCTGCCAAGGGTCCTGAACCGGTCTTCCGCCTCCGCGCGCAGCGCGAAGCGCGAGGCCGCTCGCCGCCCGCCACGGCGGGGCTGGCTGCGCCTGGTGGTGCTGGCGACCACCCTGGGTGGCGTCTACGTCATCGGCCACGGCATCGCCGACGAATTGCGCACCTCGCGCCTGCAGGCCCGCTACCTGTCCCGCCTGGGGCGCGACATCCGCTTCGAGGTGCAGCCGGGGGCCAGTGACAGCATCCGCTTTCCCGACCCCTCGCCTTATGACACCCGCCTGGGCTACGCGCTGCTGCCCGGCATCAGCAAGCGCCTGGCGGCCCGTGGCTACGCGCCGGTGGCGCAGGCGCGCATGTCGGACGACATGCTGCGGGCCATCGACTACGGCCTGTTCGCGCCCTACCCCGAGAAGGACCAGGCCGGGCTGTCCCTGCTGGACTGCAACGGCCTGACCTTGGCCGCACAGCACTATCCGCAACGCCAGTACGCCGGCTTCGCAGCCGTGCCGACGGTGATGGTCAACGCCCTGCTGTTCGTCGAGAACCAGGGCCTGCTCAATCCCGAATTCCCGGAGCGCAATCCGGCGCTGGACTGGGTACGCTTCTCGCATGCGATCGCCGACCAGGGCCTGCGCCTGGCACTGCGCCACCATGACTCGCCCGGCGGCAGCACGCTGGCCACGCAGATCGAGAAATACCGGCACTCGCCAGAGGGCCGCACGGTCTCTGTCAGGGAGAAGTTCCGGCAGATGGCGTCCGCCTCGCTGCGCGCCTACCTGGAAGGCCCCGACACGCAGGCCGCGCGCGAGCGCGTGGTGGTGGACTACCTGAACACGGTGCCGCTGGCGGCGCGGGCCGGCTTCGGCGAGGTCAACGGCATCGGTGACGGCCTGTGGGTCTGGTACGGCGAGGATTTCGCCGAGGCGAACCGCCTGCTGACCGGCATGGACCCGGTCCATCCCACGCCGCGCGAGGCGCAGGTGTTCAAGCGCGCGCTGTCGCTGATCATCGCGCAGCGCCGTCCCACCTTCCATCTGCGCCGCGACGACACCAACCTGGATGCGCTGACCGGCAGCTATCTGCGCCTGCTGGCCGCCAACGGCAGCATCACGCCCGCGCTGCGCGACGCCGCGCTGGCCCAGCCCCTGGACAAGGCGGCACCGCCGCCGCGGCCGCCGCAGCCGCCCTATGTCACACGCAAGGCGGAGAACCAGTTGCGCGCCGACCTCTCGCACCTGACCGGGATACCGAGCCGCTATGAACTCGACCGGCTCGACCTGCGCGCCACCAGCAGCGTCAACCGCGAGGCGCAGCGCGACATCAGCGCGGTGCTGCAGCGCCTGCACGATCCCGCCGGCGCGCGCGAGATGGGGCTGTACGGCTACAACATGCTGCGTCCCGGCGACGATCCGGGCAAGCTGGTGGCGAGCTTCACGCTGTACGAGCGGGTTGGCAACGCCAGCCTGCTGCGCGTGCAGGCCGACAACGTCGACCAGCCGTTCGACCTCAACAGCGGTGCGCGGCTCAACCTCGGCTCCACCGCCAAGCTGCGCACGCTGGTCACCTACCTGGAGATCGTCACCGAACTGCAGGCGCGCTATGCCGACATGAGCCGCGCCGAACTGCAGGCGGCCAGGCTGGCGCGCAACGATGTGCTGAGCCGCTGGGCGGTCGACTACATGCTGAAGACGCGCGAGGTCGACGAGCGCGCGCTCGAACCGATGCTGGAAGCCGCGCTCGAGCGCAAGTATTCGGGCAATCCGGGTGAGGCGTTCTTTACCGGCGGCGGCATGCAGAGCTTCTCCAATTTCGAGCGCTGGGAAGGCGAGCGCATCATGACCGTGCGCCAGGGTTTCCAGCATTCGGTCAACCTCGTCTTCATCCGCCTGATGCGCGATATCGTGCGCTACGAAGTGGCGCAGGCCCATCCCGATGTCGACCGCCTGATGGAAGACCGCGCCGCGCCGGAGCGGCGCGGCTACCTCGAGCGCTTCGCCGATATCGAAGGCAGTGCCTATATGGCGGGCTTCTACCGGCGCTACCGTCACCTGGACCAGCCGCACCGCATCAGCGCGCTGCTGGATCGCGTGCGCACGCCGCCATCGCATCTCGGTGCGGTGCACCTGGCCGTAGCCCTGCTCAGCGTCGAGCCGTCGCTCGACGAGGCCGGTTTTGCCCGCGTCCTGCGCGCGCGCCTGCCGGCGCTGAAGCTTTCCGACGAAGACATCGACAAGCTGTACCAGAAATACGGCCACGACAAGTTCAACCTCAATGACCGCGGCTACCTGTCGCGCATCCATCCTCTGGAACTGTGGCTGGTCGAGTACCTGTCCGGGCATCCGGACGCCACGCTGGAACAGGTATTACGCGACAGCCGCGCGCAGCGCCAGGAGGTCTACCGCTGGCTGTTCCGCACGCACAGCAAGTTCGGCCAGGACAATCGCATCCGCACGCTGCTGGAACAGGATGCCTTCGTGCGCATCGCGCAGCGCTGGCACCGCCTGGGCTATCCCTTCGATGCGCTGACGCCGTCCTATGCCACCGCCATCGGCGCCTCGGGCGACCGCCCGGCCGCGCTGGCGGAACTGGCCGGCATCCTGCTCGGCGGCGGGCTGGCGGTGCGCACCGCGGCGCTGACTCGGCTGGATTTTGCCGAGGGGACTCCCTACGCCACGCAGTTCGCGCTGCAGGCGCCCACACCTCAACGCCTGCTGCCGCCCGAGGTGGCAGCGCTGGTGCGCCGCTCGATGACCGAGGTGGTGCAGGGCGGCACCGCCAGCTCCATCCGGGATGCCTTCACCGTGGCCGGCCAGCCGCCGTCCGCGCAGCTGGCGGTGGGCGGCAAGACCGGCACCGGCGACCAGCGCTACCAGGTCGGCGGCCCTGGCGGGCGGGTGGTGGCCTCGTATGCGGTGAGCCGGTCGGCGACCTTCGTCTTCGTGCTCGGCGAGCGCTACTTCGGCACCGTCACGCTGTTCGTCAAGGGACAGGACGCATCGCACTACAACTTCACCAGCGCCCTCGCCGTGCACCTGCTGCGCTCGCTTGCGCCGCAGCTCACGGCAATGGCGGGCAGCACGGGCACGGAGCGCGCATTGCTGCGGTGTCCGCGCGAGTGA
- the fusA gene encoding elongation factor G → MPRKTPIERYRNIGISAHIDAGKTTTTERILFYTGVNHKIGEVHDGAATMDWMEQEQERGITITSAATTAFWRGMAGNYPEHRINIIDTPGHVDFTIEVERSMRVLDGACMVYDAVGGVQPQSETVWRQANKYKVPRLAFVNKMDRVGADFFRVHGQIVERLKGNVVPIQVPIGAEDQFRGVIDLVKMKGIVWDDESQGVRFEYVEIPPELLETAQHWREKMIEAAAEASEELLEQYLSGESLSEAQIKAGLRKRTVANEIVPMLCGSAFKNKGVQSMLDAVIDYLPSPVDVPAILGHTEDDREAERHPSDDEPFSALAFKIMTDPFVGQLIFFRVYSGVVNSGDTVYNPGKGKRERIGRILQMHANVRNEIKEVRAGDIAAAVGLKEATTGDTLCDPHKIIILERMSFPDPVISQAVEPKTKADQEKMGLALNRLAQEDPSFRVKTDEESGQTIISGMGELHLEIIVDRMRREFGVEASVGKPQVAYRETIKQAVKDVEGKFVKQSGGRGQYGHVVIDVAPQPHGKGYEFVDAIKGGVVPREFIPAVDKGIQDTLNSGVLAGYPVVDVKVTLVFGSYHDVDSNENAFRTAGSMAFKEGMRRARPILLEPMMAVEVETPEEFTGNVMGDLTSRRGMVLGMEDIAGGGGKIVRAEVPLATMFGYSTSLRSLTQGRATYTMEFKHYAEAPASVAEAVINAKKAA, encoded by the coding sequence GTGCCTCGCAAAACACCGATCGAACGCTACCGCAACATCGGCATCAGCGCCCATATCGATGCCGGCAAGACCACCACGACCGAACGCATCCTGTTCTACACCGGCGTGAACCACAAGATCGGTGAAGTGCACGACGGCGCGGCCACGATGGACTGGATGGAGCAGGAGCAGGAGCGCGGGATCACCATCACCTCGGCCGCCACCACGGCATTCTGGCGTGGCATGGCGGGCAACTATCCCGAGCATCGCATCAACATCATCGACACCCCGGGCCACGTCGACTTCACCATCGAGGTCGAGCGCTCGATGCGCGTGCTCGACGGCGCCTGCATGGTCTACGACGCCGTCGGCGGCGTGCAGCCGCAGTCCGAGACCGTCTGGCGCCAGGCCAACAAGTACAAGGTGCCGCGCCTGGCCTTCGTCAACAAGATGGATCGCGTCGGCGCGGACTTCTTCCGCGTGCACGGCCAGATCGTCGAGCGCCTGAAGGGCAATGTGGTACCGATCCAGGTGCCGATCGGCGCCGAGGACCAGTTCCGCGGCGTGATCGACCTGGTCAAGATGAAGGGCATCGTCTGGGATGACGAAAGCCAGGGCGTGCGCTTCGAGTACGTCGAGATCCCGCCCGAGCTGCTGGAGACCGCGCAGCATTGGCGCGAGAAGATGATCGAGGCCGCCGCCGAGGCCAGCGAGGAACTGCTCGAGCAGTACCTGTCCGGCGAGTCCCTGAGCGAAGCGCAGATCAAGGCCGGCCTGCGCAAGCGCACCGTCGCCAACGAGATCGTGCCCATGCTGTGCGGCAGCGCGTTCAAGAACAAGGGCGTGCAGAGCATGCTCGACGCGGTGATCGATTACCTGCCGTCGCCGGTGGACGTGCCCGCCATCCTCGGACACACCGAGGACGACCGGGAGGCGGAGCGCCATCCGAGCGACGACGAGCCGTTCTCCGCGCTCGCCTTCAAGATCATGACCGATCCCTTCGTCGGCCAGTTGATCTTCTTCCGCGTCTACTCGGGCGTGGTCAACTCGGGCGATACCGTCTACAACCCGGGCAAGGGCAAGCGCGAGCGCATCGGGCGCATCCTGCAGATGCACGCCAACGTGCGCAACGAGATCAAGGAAGTACGCGCGGGCGACATCGCCGCGGCGGTGGGCCTGAAGGAGGCCACCACCGGCGACACGCTGTGCGACCCGCACAAGATCATCATCCTCGAGCGCATGAGCTTCCCCGATCCGGTGATCTCGCAGGCGGTCGAGCCGAAGACCAAGGCCGACCAGGAGAAGATGGGGCTGGCGCTGAACCGCCTGGCGCAGGAAGACCCGTCCTTCCGCGTCAAGACCGACGAGGAATCGGGGCAGACCATCATCTCCGGCATGGGCGAACTGCACCTGGAGATCATCGTCGACCGCATGCGGCGCGAGTTCGGCGTGGAGGCCTCGGTCGGCAAGCCGCAGGTGGCCTACCGCGAGACCATCAAGCAAGCGGTCAAGGACGTCGAAGGCAAGTTCGTCAAGCAGTCAGGCGGGCGCGGCCAGTATGGCCATGTGGTGATCGACGTGGCGCCGCAACCGCACGGCAAAGGCTATGAGTTCGTCGATGCCATCAAGGGCGGCGTGGTGCCGCGCGAGTTCATCCCGGCGGTGGACAAGGGCATCCAGGACACGCTCAATTCCGGCGTGCTGGCGGGCTACCCGGTGGTGGACGTCAAGGTGACGCTGGTGTTCGGCTCCTACCACGACGTCGACTCCAACGAGAACGCCTTCCGCACGGCAGGCTCGATGGCTTTCAAGGAAGGCATGCGCCGCGCCCGGCCGATCCTGCTCGAACCGATGATGGCGGTGGAAGTGGAGACGCCCGAGGAATTCACCGGCAATGTGATGGGCGACCTCACCTCGCGGCGCGGCATGGTGCTGGGCATGGAAGATATCGCCGGTGGCGGCGGCAAGATCGTGCGCGCCGAAGTGCCGCTGGCGACCATGTTCGGCTACTCCACCTCGCTGCGCTCGCTGACGCAGGGCCGCGCCACCTACACGATGGAGTTCAAGCACTACGCGGAAGCGCCGGCCAGCGTGGCCGAAGCGGTCATCAACGCGAAAAAGGCGGCCTAG
- a CDS encoding LysR family transcriptional regulator: protein MDLNAVKMLIRVAEARSFTLAAASLQMTQPGLSRAISRLEAELGVRLLHRTTRSVGLTPDGQFFYERCAPLLAELEQAEKLLVDRRCAPSGPFKLSMPAGLGRVVLLPLIARLAEQHPALRIESVMTDRMVDLSEEGFDAAVRMGPVPEGRIVVRTLGMARRVTVAAPSYLAAHGTPAQPEDLARHNCLTVRCARTGRLEDWLFARADGAFSVPVEGKLTFDAPDALVDAAVLGHGVVQVLAFMARDAIAAGRLVPVLEAFEGPGRQVSLVYPPSRQCSLKIGALVEALAQAEW, encoded by the coding sequence ATGGACCTGAATGCCGTCAAGATGCTGATCCGCGTGGCCGAGGCCAGGAGCTTCACGCTGGCGGCGGCATCGCTGCAGATGACCCAGCCCGGCCTGTCACGCGCCATCAGCCGCCTCGAGGCCGAGCTGGGGGTGCGCCTGCTGCACCGGACCACGCGCAGCGTCGGCCTGACGCCCGACGGCCAGTTCTTCTACGAACGCTGCGCGCCGCTGCTGGCGGAACTCGAGCAGGCGGAAAAGCTGCTGGTGGACCGCCGTTGCGCCCCGTCCGGGCCGTTCAAGCTCAGCATGCCGGCCGGCCTCGGCCGCGTCGTGCTGCTGCCGCTGATCGCCCGGCTGGCCGAACAGCACCCCGCGCTGCGCATCGAGTCGGTGATGACCGACCGCATGGTCGACCTCAGCGAGGAGGGCTTCGATGCGGCGGTGCGCATGGGCCCCGTTCCCGAGGGCCGCATCGTGGTGCGCACGCTCGGCATGGCGCGCCGCGTCACCGTGGCGGCGCCGTCCTACCTCGCCGCGCACGGTACGCCGGCGCAACCCGAAGACCTGGCGCGGCACAACTGCCTGACGGTGCGCTGCGCGCGCACCGGCCGGCTGGAGGACTGGCTGTTCGCGCGCGCCGACGGGGCCTTCAGCGTGCCGGTCGAAGGCAAGCTCACCTTCGATGCGCCCGATGCACTGGTCGATGCAGCAGTGCTCGGCCATGGCGTGGTGCAGGTGCTGGCCTTCATGGCGCGTGACGCCATTGCCGCGGGACGGCTGGTGCCCGTGCTCGAAGCCTTCGAAGGTCCGGGCCGGCAGGTCTCGCTGGTCTATCCGCCTTCGCGCCAGTGTTCCCTGAAGATCGGCGCACTGGTGGAGGCGCTGGCGCAGGCCGAGTGGTAG
- a CDS encoding MFS transporter, whose protein sequence is MTVPATRPAPAAASLPAGALTVLAMAQLIIALDATIVFVALPEIGGALRFSAQQLQWVVSAYTVAFGGFLLLGGRATDLLGRRRIYVLGQALYALASLAGGVATDQALLIAARALQGIGGAMLFPATLALIHACFAEGPARTRAFAVWSAASAVGLALGSLLGGVLTEWLGWQAIFLVNVPLAGGCALAALRCLPADGPPLRGRRFDVAGGLTVTAGGTLLVLALVQGPETGWDAPGIIGSIVLACALLAAFVAIERHSPDPLVPLRMFGHRKLRLAMLLTCVFMASFGAQYYFLALYYQEVYRYSVLQAGLAFLPPTVLCTAGIHCAERMLLRAGERATLLAGLLAGAAGTAWLCLALPGGAGYWRLLAPIMLLSVGQGMTWTAMWVTAGSGVAVHEQGVASGMASMSQQVGGALALAVLVAVANAGSAGLDGEALRQAQAHGIERAFWGMAGVLLLGVAIAARLRRPAPLRGGTAAG, encoded by the coding sequence ATGACCGTCCCGGCTACCCGACCTGCGCCGGCCGCCGCCAGCCTGCCGGCGGGCGCGCTGACCGTGCTTGCCATGGCCCAGCTCATCATTGCGCTGGATGCCACCATCGTCTTCGTTGCCCTGCCCGAAATCGGCGGCGCCCTGCGCTTCTCGGCACAGCAGCTGCAGTGGGTGGTGAGCGCCTACACGGTTGCCTTCGGCGGCTTCCTGCTGCTGGGCGGGCGCGCCACCGACCTGCTCGGGCGGCGCCGCATCTATGTGCTGGGCCAGGCGCTTTACGCGCTGGCATCGCTGGCCGGGGGCGTGGCCACCGACCAGGCCCTGCTGATCGCCGCGCGCGCGCTGCAGGGCATCGGCGGTGCCATGCTGTTTCCAGCCACGCTGGCGCTGATCCATGCCTGCTTCGCCGAAGGGCCCGCCCGCACGCGCGCATTCGCGGTCTGGAGCGCGGCCTCGGCGGTCGGGCTGGCGCTCGGCTCGCTGCTGGGCGGCGTGCTGACCGAGTGGCTGGGCTGGCAGGCCATCTTCCTGGTCAACGTGCCGCTGGCCGGCGGCTGCGCGCTGGCCGCGCTGCGCTGCCTGCCGGCCGACGGCCCGCCGCTGCGCGGGCGCCGCTTCGACGTGGCCGGTGGGCTCACCGTGACCGCCGGCGGCACCCTGCTGGTCCTGGCCCTGGTGCAGGGCCCCGAAACGGGCTGGGATGCGCCGGGCATCATCGGCAGCATCGTGCTGGCCTGCGCCCTGCTGGCAGCCTTCGTCGCCATCGAGCGGCACAGCCCCGATCCCCTGGTGCCGCTGCGCATGTTCGGCCACCGCAAGCTGCGCCTGGCCATGCTGCTGACCTGCGTCTTCATGGCGAGCTTCGGTGCGCAGTACTACTTCCTCGCGCTGTACTACCAGGAGGTCTATCGCTACAGCGTGCTGCAGGCCGGCCTGGCCTTCCTGCCGCCGACGGTGCTGTGCACGGCCGGCATCCATTGCGCCGAGCGCATGCTGCTGCGCGCGGGCGAACGCGCCACCCTGCTCGCCGGCTTGCTGGCCGGCGCGGCCGGCACGGCCTGGCTGTGCCTGGCGCTGCCGGGCGGTGCCGGCTACTGGCGCCTGCTGGCGCCGATCATGCTGCTGAGCGTGGGCCAGGGGATGACCTGGACCGCGATGTGGGTGACGGCCGGCAGCGGCGTCGCCGTACACGAACAGGGCGTGGCCTCCGGCATGGCCTCGATGAGCCAGCAGGTCGGCGGGGCCCTGGCACTGGCCGTGCTGGTGGCGGTGGCGAATGCCGGCAGCGCGGGGCTGGATGGCGAGGCGCTGCGCCAGGCGCAGGCGCATGGCATCGAGCGGGCCTTCTGGGGCATGGCGGGGGTGTTGCTGCTGGGCGTCGCGATCGCCGCCCGCCTGCGCCGGCCGGCCCCGCTGCGCGGCGGTACCGCGGCCGGCTGA
- a CDS encoding cupin domain-containing protein, which produces MTPKPPVPVIPELIARFALQPHPEGGYYRETHRDPRRVRREGAVEEGLRHASTAIYYLLCGTAHSAWHRIRSDEVWHFYAGGPLDVHVLDPDGGVHTLHLGNALAHPGTVFQAVVPAGSWFAAERADAGADPDGFALAGCTVAPGFEFAEFELADMPALLAAYPDHAALLARLAPRAPADR; this is translated from the coding sequence ATGACACCGAAACCACCCGTGCCCGTCATCCCGGAACTGATCGCACGCTTCGCGCTGCAGCCGCACCCCGAGGGCGGCTATTACCGCGAGACCCACCGCGATCCGCGCCGCGTGCGGCGCGAGGGCGCCGTGGAGGAAGGCCTGCGCCACGCCTCGACCGCCATCTACTACCTGTTGTGCGGCACGGCCCACTCGGCCTGGCACCGCATCCGTTCCGACGAGGTCTGGCATTTCTACGCCGGCGGCCCGCTCGACGTGCATGTGCTCGACCCGGACGGTGGCGTGCACACCCTGCACCTGGGCAACGCTCTGGCACATCCCGGCACGGTGTTCCAGGCAGTGGTGCCGGCGGGCAGCTGGTTCGCCGCCGAGCGCGCCGATGCCGGCGCCGATCCGGACGGCTTCGCGCTGGCCGGATGCACGGTGGCGCCCGGCTTCGAGTTCGCCGAGTTCGAGCTGGCCGACATGCCGGCGTTGCTGGCCGCCTACCCGGACCATGCCGCCCTGCTGGCCCGGCTGGCGCCGCGTGCGCCGGCGGACCGCTGA
- a CDS encoding response regulator transcription factor — protein MTTILIVDDHPALRMVMKAQLEQILGVGNILEADNGQATVEAVRQYAPDLVVLDLDIPKINGLDVVPRLKVMQPEIRVLVVSGQDQSAFATRAMQAGAQGFVSKTQDIKEIVRCVEAVMAGYMVFPDLSRTGAAVRGATPDDERLRRLSDKEVVILQMLAKGLTNKSIGEALFISNKTVSSHKARIMVKLQATSLVELVDFARRCKITA, from the coding sequence ATGACGACGATCCTGATCGTGGACGACCATCCCGCCCTGCGGATGGTGATGAAGGCGCAATTGGAGCAGATACTGGGCGTCGGCAACATCCTGGAGGCCGACAACGGCCAGGCGACCGTGGAGGCGGTGCGCCAGTATGCGCCGGACCTGGTGGTGCTGGACCTGGACATCCCCAAGATCAACGGGCTGGACGTGGTGCCCCGCCTCAAGGTCATGCAGCCGGAAATCCGCGTGCTGGTGGTGTCCGGCCAGGACCAGTCGGCTTTCGCCACGCGGGCCATGCAGGCGGGGGCGCAAGGCTTCGTCAGCAAGACGCAGGACATCAAGGAGATCGTCCGTTGCGTCGAGGCCGTGATGGCCGGATACATGGTCTTCCCCGACCTGAGCCGCACCGGCGCCGCGGTGCGCGGCGCCACGCCGGACGACGAGCGCCTGCGCCGCCTGTCCGACAAGGAAGTGGTGATCCTGCAGATGCTGGCCAAGGGCCTGACCAACAAGTCCATCGGCGAGGCACTCTTCATCAGCAACAAGACGGTCAGCAGCCACAAGGCGCGCATCATGGTCAAGCTGCAGGCCACCTCCCTGGTCGAGCTGGTCGACTTCGCGCGGCGCTGCAAGATCACCGCCTGA
- a CDS encoding DedA family protein/thiosulfate sulfurtransferase GlpE has product MGDLQGLLESHGLMLVFLNVLAEQAGLPVPAYPMLFVAGALGMQDGGPSIGAVLAAVIAACLIADTAWYLAGKRLGQPMLRTVCRVSISPDSCIRQTQSVYLKLGPRSLLFAKLLPGAGALSTAMAGMTGTPYPLFLFYDALGSLVWAGGALLVGVVFSDFVDAILHAFSTYGHLAVLAALALFALFLAWRWWRRVHLLRRTRRIPRMTVDELERRRRNGVLPLVLDVRSAPAEIERIPGAQVVDLDSALQMLASHPATAEIVTYCACPNEVSAAILAERLIAAGYASTWALAGGFDEWKRLQGEAGIEPPAARDELSSPASGKS; this is encoded by the coding sequence GTGGGTGATTTGCAGGGCTTGCTGGAAAGCCATGGGCTGATGCTGGTATTCCTCAACGTGCTGGCCGAGCAGGCCGGCCTGCCGGTGCCCGCCTATCCGATGCTGTTCGTGGCCGGCGCGCTCGGCATGCAGGACGGCGGCCCGTCCATCGGCGCCGTGCTGGCGGCGGTGATCGCGGCCTGCCTGATCGCCGACACGGCCTGGTACCTGGCTGGCAAGCGCCTCGGGCAACCGATGCTGCGTACCGTCTGCCGCGTGTCGATCTCGCCCGACAGCTGTATCCGCCAGACCCAGTCGGTCTATCTCAAGCTGGGGCCGCGCTCGCTGCTGTTCGCCAAGCTGCTGCCCGGCGCCGGCGCGCTGTCCACGGCCATGGCCGGCATGACCGGCACGCCCTATCCGCTTTTCCTTTTCTACGACGCTCTCGGCTCGCTGGTCTGGGCCGGCGGCGCGCTGCTGGTCGGCGTGGTCTTCAGCGACTTCGTCGATGCCATCCTGCATGCCTTCAGCACCTACGGCCACCTCGCGGTGCTGGCCGCGCTGGCGCTCTTCGCGCTCTTCCTCGCCTGGCGCTGGTGGCGGCGCGTGCATCTGCTGCGCCGCACCCGGCGCATCCCGCGCATGACCGTGGACGAACTGGAGAGGCGGCGCCGCAACGGCGTGCTGCCGCTGGTGCTGGACGTGCGCTCGGCGCCAGCGGAGATCGAGCGCATCCCGGGCGCGCAGGTGGTCGACCTGGATAGCGCCCTGCAGATGCTGGCGTCCCATCCCGCCACGGCCGAGATCGTGACCTACTGCGCCTGCCCGAACGAGGTGTCGGCCGCCATCCTGGCGGAACGGCTGATCGCGGCGGGCTATGCCAGCACCTGGGCGCTGGCCGGCGGCTTCGACGAATGGAAGCGCCTGCAGGGCGAGGCGGGCATCGAGCCGCCGGCCGCCCGGGACGAGCTATCGTCGCCCGCGTCCGGCAAGTCCTGA
- a CDS encoding TetR/AcrR family transcriptional regulator gives MSTPTARKSAAAGTRARQAQDTRAKILKAAIKVFAQRGYEGGRVERISSLAKTYDRMIYYYFGSKEKLFVEVLETIYAQLNEAEQKLELDTEDPVRALSQLIDFVWHYYLEHPEFVAILSSENMSQGKHAKKSERLRDISRYALSVLDGILARGKAAGTFRADSQARDIYLVIASLGYFYNSNHHTLSAFLGEAMMSQPALAHWREVIQATVMRTVCVVAPDSSAPAAPGGAKAARARSARKA, from the coding sequence ATGAGCACCCCGACCGCAAGAAAGAGCGCGGCAGCCGGAACCCGGGCCCGGCAGGCACAGGACACCCGTGCCAAGATCCTCAAGGCAGCCATCAAGGTCTTCGCCCAGCGCGGCTACGAAGGCGGCCGCGTGGAACGCATCTCGTCGCTGGCCAAGACCTACGACCGGATGATCTATTACTACTTCGGCAGCAAGGAGAAACTCTTCGTCGAAGTGCTCGAGACCATCTATGCCCAGCTCAACGAAGCCGAGCAGAAGCTGGAACTCGATACCGAGGACCCGGTGCGGGCACTGTCCCAGCTGATCGACTTCGTCTGGCACTACTACCTCGAGCATCCTGAATTCGTCGCCATCCTGTCCAGCGAGAACATGAGCCAGGGCAAGCATGCCAAGAAGTCGGAACGGCTGCGCGACATCTCGCGCTATGCGCTGTCGGTGCTGGACGGCATTCTCGCGCGTGGCAAGGCCGCGGGCACCTTCCGTGCAGATTCACAGGCGCGCGACATCTACCTGGTGATCGCCTCGCTCGGCTACTTCTACAACTCGAACCACCACACGCTGAGCGCCTTCCTTGGCGAGGCGATGATGAGCCAGCCGGCGCTCGCCCATTGGCGCGAGGTGATCCAGGCGACCGTGATGCGCACGGTGTGCGTGGTGGCGCCGGACAGCAGCGCGCCGGCGGCACCCGGCGGCGCGAAGGCCGCCCGCGCCCGCAGCGCGCGCAAGGCTTAG